The following DNA comes from Sebastes umbrosus isolate fSebUmb1 chromosome 8, fSebUmb1.pri, whole genome shotgun sequence.
aaaaagaatgatctTATTGAGGCGGTTGCTCCATCTAGTGGCAAGCTTTTTATACTACAAAGGTGAAAGGGTGAAAGGTAAAGTCATATCTACAGCAACACATTCTAGGAAGAGGGCTATGGCACATGCATCAGCCATTTTTTATGGAGTGGTCTGCTGGGGCAGCAGCATCTCAGCTGCGGAGAGGAAGAGACTAGACAGAGTCatcaggaaggccagctctgtcctgggatgccccctcgacacattggaggtggtgggagagaggaggatgacgGCTAAGCTGTTAttcatgatggagaatgactcccaccccatgcaggacaccatctcagcactggagagctccttcagcgacaggctgctccacccaaagtgtgtgaaggagcatTATcccaggtccttccttcctgcagctgtcagactccacaaccagcactgctcccagtaggccacaaccagcactgctcctagaagaccacaaccagcactgcccctagtagaccacaaccagcactgctcccagtagaccacaaccagtactgctcccagtagaccacaaccagcactgctcccagtagaccacaaccagcactgctcccagtagaccacaaccagcactgctcctagtagaccacaaccagcactgctcccagtagaccacaaccagcactgctcccagtagaccacaaccagcactgctactagtagaccacaaccagcactgctcccagtagacaaCAACCAGCAATGCCCctagtagaccacaaccagtaCTGCTCCCAGTAGAGACCACAACCAgtactgctcccagtagaccacaaccagcactgctactagtagaccacaaccagcactgctactagtagaccacaaccagcactgctcccagtagacaaCAACCAGCAATGCCCctagtagaccacaaccagcactgctcccagtagacaaCAACCAGCAATGCCCctagtagaccacaaccagtactgctcccagtagaccacaaccagcactgctcccagtagaccacaaccagcactgctactagtagaccacaaccagcactgctactagtagaccacaaccagcactgctcccagtagacaaCAACCAGCAATGCCCctagtagaccacaaccagcactgctcccagtagaccacaaccagtactgctcccagtagaccacttacacaccaaaaaactgacaataacctgatattttcaggtggaatttcatttcattctcactgtgcaatatcattttccacttgtgcaattgtgttaatagtctgtttattgtcaatactgtatatactgctcctatttttatacttccttctatttaaatggttcatattttgttacactttgtttagatctttttttactgtgttagctgatgcatcttgttttctgcactatcccctttgctgctgtacactgcaaatgtcccctactgcgggactaataaaggaatatcttatcttatcttttcttataaTGCAAAATACACAGCTGGAATATCCATATTTTTAACCAGAGTACAGTATCAATAACAAGctatataataaaacacactgGGTAAGAAAAGCTACGTTTGTAATAGTGAAAACAAGCAGGGTCAGGCACAGAAAGAGGCCAAATTAAGCTTCTTCTTGTGAAGCTCGCATCATTAGTCTGCAGGGATCAGGCTTGTGAATGAACTCACTACAGGCTGATGTCAGCACAACAAGGCTCATAGTCTACCTGTCCAGGTCTTCTGCTGCGGGATTATGAAGTACTTATTCCCCACAGTATCTGTCCCGACGTGCTCACGTACTATCCCAAACGTACGCCGCAGAAGTCCAGTAATCCTGCTCATCTTCACAGGACAACCCGAGGAAACAGGTTGTTTCTGTGTTGGTGTCCTCTGCTAGCTGTCTGTCCTCTCACCGGGTTGTTACGCAACAGCTCCTAGTGATGGGAGGAGAATGAGTaagctgctctctgattggacgGCTCTACTTGACCAGCCAATCAGCGCACTTGTCATGGAATCATGGCTATGACGTTCCAACATGGTTGCCTGTTGTGTTGATTTGCTACGAAGCTAGTTGagtttaatgtaaaataatgaaaacatgatgaaataaTAGCACCTTAATGAGATCTAAATAGTGTATTTAGCTATTACGGAGCTTTAGGTACAACGCCATGCTTTGTTGGACGCGCAGAATATCAGTTTGGATTAAATACGTACTTCAGTGTAGTTAGCATGCTAGCCTGTGAgctaggctaacgttagctaactggtagCATTGATTGAAGATCAGTTTCCTCTTCTAGTTGAGGTGATGTTGGGGTTTCTAGCAGCGAGGCAGGCTGGTCTGGATGACCCTCTGAGACTGAGACGTGCAGAGGCAACAAGGAGGTGAGACACAATTCATATTCAGAGAGCTGGTAAACCTAAACCTTCAATATGTGGAGTCTTATTTTAGGACATATTAAGTTGTTCCATTGGCTGTCTGGTGAAATGATGAATACTAAACTTTATTTGCAATTTTCATACAAGAGATGTAGCTCTGCTATTGctgtacaataaaaacaaaatagaaacgaaaaacacttttaaacaaGGGCAAATATGCAATAAAAAGACATTAGttgataagataagagataagatattcctttattagtcccgcagtggggacatttgcagtgtacagcagcaaaggggatagtgcagttaacaagatgcatcagctaacacagtaaaaaaaaaaagatctaaacaaagtgtaacaaaatatgaaccatttaaatagaaggaagtataaaaataggagcagtatatacagtattgacataAACAGACTAACAAAATTGCAcaggtggaaaatgatattgcacagtgagaatgaatgaatgaatgaatgaatgaatgaatgcaattccacctgaaaatatcaggttattgtccgttttgttggtgtgtatgtggtctactgggagcagtgctggttgtggagtctgacagctgcaggaaggaataaaaaatatataagttaaagtaaaaaaaaagaaacttaagaAAAGGatgatttttaaaagaaaatgataagaataagctaaataaataaataggattTAGCCGTCTTTAAAAATGTTCATAGAAAGAGAATATATAAACAAAGAGACCAGTTGGCATGTCTTGAGACTTGAGAGGCTTTTAATAGCTAATGggactgggcgatatggaggaaatcaaatgtcacaatatttttgaccaaatacctcaatgtCGATGCTGCGACGATGTTGTAGGGTTGATTATatgtgctttcacaaaatatttagacACTGAGATTTTTTAATGATGACTAAGTGGGtgaaggcaaataatagaacagctagaacagtctggtacgttcagaaatgacatcactttactgtaatgcagcctttaaaagcAGGTAAAGACAACACTTGTACCATATTACAAtgttacgatatccaaaatctaagacgatatctagtctcatatcacaatgtCGATATAAAATCGATGTATTGCCCAGCTCTACTAGCTAATGTTTGTAAATCACACTGGCTAACTGATTagtctaataattatttcaaTGGTCTCATTATTTTGTCTCATTTGCAACATATTTGTTTGTTGTCTATTTCCTTTTctattattatcttattataaTAATCTACTTGGGCTCTAAAGGTCTGATATGAATTATTTAATCAGTGTCTAGTGATGCTTAACTCTTCTTATTCCTTTCTTTATCTCCAAAGGGCCCTGAGTCTGAAGTTGAATCCTGACAGAGATGTGGACAGAATACATGGAAATGGCATCAACACCATTGACATTGAAGCAGTAGAGGGCCGATAGTAAGTCCACTTAGTCCTAATTTACTATTACTGATTTATGAGTTACATTGCTATCCTCGCCTGAAACTAGGAAAGAGAGAAATCTGGTTGCTCTGTGTACTCCATCGTGAATCAAAAATGTGTCGGGTGCTTTTGGAAAAGGCAAAATATTACTATAAATACTACAAAATATTAGAACAAGTGCAACGATgaaggaaatattaaaatgcctttattatagtggctaaatcattaaaaaagccaacatgttttgaCCACTATAGATTTTCGTCAGGGCTTTTATCAAACAGACAAAACGGAGTTGGTTTCACCTTTGTAGTATACAACCAATGGGAGGCAAGCACATGACCCGCATAATAACATGGTAGGTGAAACATTAATGAAAGCTAGGTAcccattagggctgtcccgaataccattttttgggcttcaaagcttcagtgagaaatattctaagGTTTTTGAAGTTTCATGGagcagtgcagtgcagtgcAGCAGGCTGACttattcttctgtctgtctgtctccatgtcccccgtttcagtgcccaggacagtgccgctgccgcactactgtacacacacgcacctctacacacaacaaacagcgatatctgtctgagaataactaataataattaatgttgaatatgaataatgaataatgttattagattattccttatttcatgggctattttgggatttatactttatttttacatacttgtatttaaaaaaataaaaaatatttaaaaacgaagcatttgaatagtgataccatggcaacgatcaaagctttgaagctttAAAGCAATCAAGGCCGCCCTAGTACCCGTAGGTTTTAAGACAGGCTGTAAGAAAAACAGCGGAGCctatacaaagaaaagaagaaaagatatATATTACAGAAAACAATCCCCTGAAACTGTTTATGTTGGACAGAAGTTCTTGATAAGAACCCagtacaatggaggtgaatggcaTTTAGTTTTTGGCTACACAAGGTATGGAGAAATAACATAAGACCTGCTGTGTTACATTTTTATACTGGCTCTCATACCTTGGTAGAAGAAAAATGTGGCAGCTGTGTTGGAGGAAGTAATGCCATCTGTGAAGTCAACCCTCTCTGTTGTTCAGCATGTTGTCTGGCGGAGCAGATGGGGTGATCGTCGTCTATGACCTGGAGAACTACAGTGGGAAACTACAGTACACCTGCAAGGCAGTTTGCACAGTAGGCAGGTGAGCGCTACTGCATTTACTGATTCTGTCCACTAGACGGCATCACTGCATTAGGTTCTTTGTTACTCATGCCTGTTTTTTAATGGTAATGTGAACAGTAGCGTCCTAATAAATCTTATTCACTTCAATATATGACTCTGATTCTGACTGTCAATACATAATTTTTGCAGTCTTTaatacacacatttttgtaatatgtacatattatctgtcactgtcaatataaatcctactcactgtacACAATATATAGACATCtttacatgtacatactgtacataatcatccagcccatgtatatccattcagtataaatttgacttgactttgtatttgtattgtttacaacttccaactaacacttgacttgtatattgacattttatgttattattttattcgtGTTGGTGATTTGTgctttatttatacatatatatatatatatatatatatatataaatataaatatatatatacacacaccgaTTTTTTCACTACTGTGAAAAGTACATTGAGAGTGCTGCATATAACCAGAGTCAAACTcgttgtatgtatgtacttggcaaaaTAAATCTGCTTCTCATGCCGAtctaatttgtgtttatgtaagCTCAGTCTGAACAGTGTCATCAGATTGTATTCACTGTTGCTCCATAACATCTGTCATGAAAGCATGCACCTGCATGGCTCAACAGGGCTTGCAATGTGAAAATAGCTTTGTCTGCACAGGGCAGATTAATTTACACTACTTTAATGTGCTAGTACACtattgtatttttgtgttttgaacATAATTGAGGGGCGCAGATCACTAAAGAGCTTAAGCAAGAATCTGTGTCTATGAAGTTTTGTATTAATCTGGTcacattttatgattttgttttttgatttAGGTCGAGTCGGTATGTCCACAAATTCAGCGTAGAGACAGTCCAGTGGTATCCCTATGACACGGGCATGTTTGTCTCCAGTTCCTTTGACAAGTCCATGAAAGTCTGGGACACTGAGACATTGAAGGTAAGGACCCACAGACTAAGTTACTCCATGTTAAATGTGATATACATTGAGTTATTATGGTACAACTGTACAATTAGTTTCCCTGTGTGTAGTATGTAAATTAGAAACACCTTTCAATATTTGCTGTATAAACTTAGTTACAGTAGAGCTGAATCAACATATAAACCTATGTGGATGTCCCCAATAAACAGGTGACTGTGTGTATATTCGAGTTTGGTTCATTATTACATAACTAGCTGACATTTGTTTTCTTATAGCTCcaccctttctctctttctgctcttttCACTATCTCTTCCCGTCTCTTTCTTATTTTCTGCTTCATGCTTTCTGCCTTTCTATGCCACACAGTCCCATATGGCAGGCCCTGAGCTGTGCTAGAGTTACACTGGCACCACGCTTACCTCTAAAGGTCAGGGAAGGGACAGAAAAGAACCACCGacctttcatttgttttaccatGTGCGTTTCTGCCTCTGTgtgccacacaaacacacacacactcacgcctattaaattatttattgtgGTTGTGTATTTGCACATTAGTGTGTGCTTTGCATCGGTGCGCACAGAGtccatgtgtatgtgtggtatTTTTATGCAAACAGAGCCCCCTCTGTGCGTGTGTGCCGATTGGTCGGTGCtggcacacactgacagatgggGCACAGAGAGGCTTTTTATATTTGCTGAAGAATTTGCATTGTAACCGCCATTGCTGCTCGGATGAGCTGCCTTCTTAGCTGTGGTATCCTCACTCTCCTTTATTTTTTACCTAAGTCATTCCCTTTACTGTGGTGAATTTATACTACACTTACTTTATGTAAGGTCATTGCTGTATATTTTATCATAAAATTAAGATTTTCATTCAGCATacatatacagtgtgtatatagTGTACAtagcactaaacacagagaaagctgaccctctctctctgtccttctcccTCACTTTCTCTCACTTTGTTATTCTTCAGCCTGCTGAAGTCTTTGAGTTTGAGGAGAATGTCTACAGCCACCACCTGTCCCCCATCGCCAGGAAGCACAGTCTAATCGCAGGTGTGTGAGACAATGCAGAAACAGTTTTTGCTGATCTCAATGGTGAAGAACAAACCAGATGGAGTACCTGTTGGCATTTCTATCATTGCATGCTAAAAAGCATtgaacttaaaggaccagtgtgaaaataagaattattgtgttttgGTTACCTTATAATGAGTCGTTCATATCTCCATAGtaagcgggtcctcttcacggagtccgccatgttgcactgccatgtttctacagtagcacagaacagacaaaccaaacactgttaacttttcctgcttgggctggagtcgataacgttacttgctgcCATCGCCgccgctctttctctcttgcttcataactcacttccacacacacacacacacacctacgctactcttacaagcactggctctagatggggccattcacgtttttgctctggccacagtagttctcctacacacttggcacacgggagaggtttcaattggttgcaatctgcaacctcaccaatagataccaccagatcctacacactgttcctttaagacaaCAATGTCATTAGTTATCTAGTCTGTCATCAGTTTGTTCCTTCAAGCAATGTACTGCATGCTTCCCCGCAGCACGCCACACACACTGCCCTGATCTTTCGCTCCAGTTTTCACCCCCAGGTTATAAAGTGACATGTACCTGGAGGGGACACAAGGGGGTCAGAAGCTGGTTACACATGGACTCTGGGTTCAAAGGCAGATTTCTGGGGAGAAAAATTGTAAGAATCTAGGTGCCACCCACGCCACCCAGCAGGACCAACAGGTTTCTCATGCCTGCTGAGTACGTTCTcataaatgtgcacacacacagtttctttGACACGCCTGTTTCTAAAGCAGAGACAATCAcagtgtctgtttttttttttttggggggggggtttaaaCAGATGCTGTCAAACAAGTTGCAAACATCTCTGAAGTCTTTCATTTTATCTAAGAAGACATTTAAAGGGGATCTGTTAAAAAGCACCAGTAGCTCATTAATTCTGCGTATTTTTTGCTATTTAGATTTTAATGGCACCCCAATCATCTTCTTTGTTCTGTTCAATTTTACCTTTCTCTCCTCCTACTTATAGATGGGCGTGTTAGCTCGTGTTTATCAGACATCCGTATCAATGAGTTGTCATATTAGCCACACCTTATCTATGAGTACCTGGGTCTCCCGGTTTGTGAAGTACCTCTCCCTGCTTCACACATTGTAGCAGATTGTACTCACACATTTATCACGAGCTGTAAACTTTGATGATATTGATAAGTAGGATATTGAAACTACGATTGAATGTCATTTTCAGCTTTTAAGCTTTCCTTGTAATCcctttatttcattgttttaaacaaaaaaaaaacaataacggCAGCCTTTTGAATCCACCCCCAAAAACTgtctttttgtctctgtgttttcaGTTGGCACCAAAGACCCTAAAATCCAGCTGTGTGACCTGAAGTCTGGTTCACGGATTCATATTCTTCAGGGTTCGTGAACTACTAGaccataaatacacacacttactttacctgctgtttttttcccctcacacGCAAAAACAATAACATTCTTTCCCCCTCCAGGTCACAGAGCAGAGATCCTGTCTGTGCGGTGGTCGCCCAGATACGAGCACATCTTAGCCACTGCCAGGTAGGCACAGTTAACTGTCAGTCTTTCTACGGAGATTCAGCCTGACCTAGTTTACCCTCAGAGCCACATTAAGGAATAATGTCAGGTACGGGACTGTCCCCACCATGCTGCTGTGTCCCAGCAGCTCTTGTCATCTCAGTTCCTGCCCATCTGGCCACATTGCAACCCTGAGTCAAGTATAGTGCCACCACATTGCTAGCAGATAGGCACTGTGGAACTCTAGTAGCCCTGTCAGTATGGCATATGGTAGATACAGTCCCCACCTGTTTCATGCTACATTAGACCTGCTAATTAACCTACTGGGACCAGTGTGCTGCTGTCCCTGTGGACTGTAAGTGATTTTGAAAACAACTGGCACAGAGAGGCACACAGAGAAGTGTATGATATTCTATCATGGAGCAGCATGTTAATTCCCAACAGAAAACtgacctttaaaaacaaacactggcgtACACACACTGTTGTATATGAAGCTCATCCGTTTGAGCATGTATTGTCCATATAAATCCCTGTATTGGACTTAGTGGGACGATCAAACTTGTTTATGAGACTTCATTAATTAACCATGAAAGCAAAAATAATTCCCTCATTTTCCTTCCAAGTGCAGACAGCAAAGTGAAAGTCTGGGATGTGCGTCGGGCCTCTGGTAGTCTCTTCACTCTGGATCAGCACAATGCAGACAAATCAAAAGCCTCCGCTGAGGCAGGTACGGTCACCTCTCCCATTGTTTTTCCTTCCCACTGTCTTTTTCCTCATTCATGCAGTAGGTAGGGCTCTTGGCAGATGTTTCAGTTGTtcagagaagaaaaataagAGGCTTTGAAGGCCTTCAGGACAGAAATTCTTGTCTGACAGCCTAATTTGTGGTGTAAAAAACTGAGGTTTTGCTTGCTGATGCAGTGCATTGTCCTGTCATAAATTTCCCCTCCCTCAACCATATCAATCTGCCAATCacagtccaaaatgtcattttcAGCAACCCCACAATATGGCATATACCTTAAAGTGGTGCTACACAGACTTACTATCTGAGAGGGCTATGGGGGCACGCATTGATCTAGAGTCACAGACTTAACCTTCCTGGTAACTGATGCTTCTAATGATACCTTTAAAAGCTGCTGGTAACTAAGTCAGTTTAAAAGCAACAGTTTCCTCTTAGCGGTGATTTCTAATAACTTTCAGGTTGTTCTGGTTTAACACCGGCTCTCTGGATGAGAGGTTAACATTCTTACAGAATCTGTGTTTCTTGCCTGAGGccctgtttgtgttttaatcaTTGAGGTCAATGTCAAGACAAAACTAGGTTGCAATTAAATCAGTACATCTTAACGATTCTGTGTGATAATAGGAGACA
Coding sequences within:
- the ercc8 gene encoding DNA excision repair protein ERCC-8 isoform X2 encodes the protein MLGFLAARQAGLDDPLRLRRAEATRRALSLKLNPDRDVDRIHGNGINTIDIEAVEGRYMLSGGADGVIVVYDLENYSGKLQYTCKAVCTVGRSSRYVHKFSVETVQWYPYDTGMFVSSSFDKSMKVWDTETLKPAEVFEFEENVYSHHLSPIARKHSLIAVGTKDPKIQLCDLKSGSRIHILQGHRAEILSVRWSPRYEHILATASADSKVKVWDVRRASGSLFTLDQHNADKSKASAEAVNTAHNGRVNGLCFTGDGLYLLTTGTDDRMRLWNSATGENTMVNYGKVYNESRKRLQFTVSRGCSPEFVFVPCGSSVAVYALHTGELVTTLRGHYNNVDCCEFHPDYQELYSGGKDCNILAWVPVLRASDVEEESKSANQVLITRCCCCC
- the ercc8 gene encoding DNA excision repair protein ERCC-8 isoform X1 — translated: MLGFLAARQAGLDDPLRLRRAEATRRALSLKLNPDRDVDRIHGNGINTIDIEAVEGRYMLSGGADGVIVVYDLENYSGKLQYTCKAVCTVGRSSRYVHKFSVETVQWYPYDTGMFVSSSFDKSMKVWDTETLKPAEVFEFEENVYSHHLSPIARKHSLIAVGTKDPKIQLCDLKSGSRIHILQGHRAEILSVRWSPRYEHILATASADSKVKVWDVRRASGSLFTLDQHNADKSKASAEAVNTAHNGRVNGLCFTGDGLYLLTTGTDDRMRLWNSATGENTMVNYGKVYNESRKRLQFTVSRGCSPEFVFVPCGSSVAVYALHTGELVTTLRGHYNNVDCCEFHPDYQELYSGGKDCNILAWVPVLRASDVEEESKSANQAAAVADQSSVNPAFQDAWSSDED